A section of the Suncus etruscus isolate mSunEtr1 chromosome X, mSunEtr1.pri.cur, whole genome shotgun sequence genome encodes:
- the LOC125998824 gene encoding high mobility group protein B3-like, which yields MSQRHIAGRAVGRRRSGKPPQAAGQFQSPAQHRERSRGAMAAKKRFPGSRQAEPQSQGCRRCQRSILRPKRKMNAYACFLRTCREELQKSRRGTEVNFVEFSKHCARRWKAMSPREKARFQALARADGRRFAREMRSYDPSMETKAPKKPMSSFLLFCQEYRPQLRADHPNLSPMQESRRLGAIWRGLSKKEYQRFVDLAARLREKYHKDVEKYKKRAQKIAYARSLGRERVAGKQRREEEVEEEDSDYEESMDD from the coding sequence ATGTCACAAAGGCACATTGCCGGTAGGGCGGTAGGGCGGAGGCGATCAGGGAAGCCACCGCAGGCAGCAGGCCAGTTCCAGTCCCCCGCTCAACATCGCGAGAGGTCGAGAGGAGCAATGGCGGCAAAGAAACGTTTCCCGGGCAGCCGCCAAGCCGAGCCTCAGAGCCAGGGATGTCGGCGATGCCAACGTTCCATCCTGAGGCCAAAGAGGAAGATGAACGCCTATGCCTGCTTCCTTCGAACCTGCCGGGAGGAGCTGCAGAAGAGCCGCCGGGGCACCGAGGTAAACTTCGTGGAATTCTCCAAGCACTGTGCCCGACGATGGAAGGCGATGTCCCCCCGGGAGAAGGCCCGCTTCCAGGCCCTGGCCCGGGCAGACGGACGCCGCTTTGCCCGCGAGATGAGGAGCTACGACCCTTCGATGGAAACCAAGGCTCCTAAGAAGCCGATGTCATCTTTCCTTCTGTTTTGCCAAGAGTACCGCCCCCAGCTCCGGGCCGACCACCCCAACCTGTCACCGATGCAAGAGTCCCGTCGCCTCGGAGCCATCTGGCGCGGGCTCAGCAAGAAGGAATACCAGCGCTTTGTGGACTTGGCAGCTAGGCTGCGAGAGAAGTACCACAAGGATGTGGAGAAATACAAGAAGAGAGCCCAGAAGATCGCCTATGCCAGGTCCCTGGGCAGGGAGAGAGTGGCCGGGAAGCAGCGCcgagaggaggaggtggaggaggaagactCCGATTACGAGGAAAGCATGGATGACTAG